The genomic window AGAGCGGTTCACCCCCACACGCGTGGGGACAACATTGCGATTACCTCCTTCGGCCCCCATCATCGCGGTTCACCCCCACACGCGTGGGGACAACTAGAACCGGTGGAGCGCCTCCCGCTGTTCCATCGGTTCACCCCCACACGCGTGGGGACAACATCTACTCGAAGGAGGCCGTCGAGGGTGTCATCGGTTCACCCCCACACGCGTGGGGACAACTAGCCTGCCGTGATAGTGGCGGCCTGACTACTCGGTTCACCCCCACACGCGTGGGGACAACAGTTCCGGCCCCGCGTCCTCAAACATGAGGAACGGTTCACCCCCACACGCGTGGGGACAACGGAGGATGTCAAAGCTCATGGGTATCGCTGAGCGGTTCACCCCCACACGCGTGGGGACAACCAGACATCTCCGCGGGCGACGGCGGGCGCGGCCGGTTCACCCCCACACGCGTGGGGACAACACCTGGGCCGCGGACACGAACTATTTCTATGGCGGTTCACCCCCACACGCGTGGGGACAACGACGGTCTCTTCGACCCGGTTCGATACGACTTCGGTTCACCCCCACACGCGTGGGGACAACACTGGACTTTGCTGGGCCTTATGGAATCCGAACTAGCCGAAGTCCCTCGAAGTCCACGATCATCCGGCGGCAATCTCCTGCGAGGCGAACGTCGAACCCCTGTTCGTTGTTAGTGTTCCAGGCCATGATACAGCCACCGTCTCGTGCATAGCGGCAAGCTCTTTCCCAAAGCTTATCACGAACCAGTGCGGACGGGGAACCGACGAAGACACCCGCCTTGATCTCCAACATCCAGCGGGTGAGCTCCCCGCGGAGTGACACGGGAACCCTCTCCAACACCATTACGATCATAACTTGCTCTCCTCCCCGGCCCCTGGATCGGCGTAATTATGGCCACCTTGCAGTTGACCTGCGCGAGGATCCCACAAGGCACCAGGCACGGCCGGATCGTGGGTGTCACACGGCTCAGCGGTACTCTCATCGTGTCCAAAGAGAGACTCCAGATCTTCCACTATCCGTGCGAGGAGTCTCATGCGCACGAAGTTATCCCGACACATCTTCCTCACGGTTGTCTCCACCGGCATCTCGCCGGATGCCACTGCCGCAAAGGCTGCAGGTATCGTGGTCCCGACCTTGTATAGGTCCGCGATGTCGTAGACGAATGAAAGCTGTCGACCAGTGTGAATGAACCCCAGGGCAGGTGAGTATCCTAGCGAGACTATTGCCGCATGACACAGCCCGTAAAGGCAGGAATTGGCGGCGGATAGCGCTCGGTTGACCGGATCCGCATCGCTCCACTTCGTACGATCGTATGAGCGCCCAGTCCATGGCACGCCCGTCTCTCTGCTGGCCTGGGCATAAGCCTCACGCACTCTGACTCCTTCACGTCCTCTCAGTTGCTGAAGCGTAATCCCCTCCGGCAGGGGCTCGGGGAACCTCATAGCGTACAGCTTAAACACCATCCTCATATGCGCCTCGGGGTCGGAGTACACTGCCACCTGCCTCAACAGGGAAGAGGAAGATCTGGTCTCGCCAACGCCTTGAGCATAAACCCTCACACCCTGTTCACCAGTCCATAGCACGCTGCACCCGCATTCAGCGAGAGTGCTTATTGCCGCATGTGTGATGCTCGTCCCGGGGCCGATCATGAGCAGAGCCAGGTTTGCGCATGGTACCGGCACGCGGCCATCTGCATCGTGAATCGCTATGGCCTTATCTTCCCGATCCACCTTGCAGTGCTCCACATATAGATACGTCCAGCTATCTCTGAGTTTGGGTAGCTCACGGAAGTCCTGCACCATCCTTCCCTCCATTCATCAGTGGCGGGGACGCCCATCTCTTAGAGGGTGCCCCTCCCACCACTCCCTGGTTCAGGGCGACTGGAAGCGGTACCGGAAGTTGCAGCGACGGGATCATGCCCGCTACCTGGGTGGAGCGACGGTGAGCAGGCCGAAGCCGTATGCCTTTCCGCTGCCGATGCCGCGTGTGAGAGTAGTGCGGAACTTGTCTTCATTGGTGATGCGGAGATGTCCCTCGAAGAACACCGAACCGTAAGTCAACTTGGCCTCACCCCTTTGCCCATAGACTCTGGGTTCGGGCCTTGTGTCGACGTCTGGCACGTTTGTATCCACCCTGACGCTCATAAGCTCGTAGCCACTTTCTTCTCCTTTCCGCCGCAGCCAGGCAATCTGCTCATCGGGCCGCGTGATAAACACTCGGTGACCGTTTCCGCGGGTGCCCGCGAGGCGCTCAGCCTTGCTCGCCGTGCCGGTTTTGCGAGTGGGATTAGCCCGCAGGGCGAAGGCCAACACCATCCCTGTGTGGAGTTGAGCGTATGCCCGGCTGAGTTCTTTGCACGCCGGGTTCTCCACATCGCAGTCTCCCATAAGATACCCCGACGGCAGCCTTGTCCAATCTGGCCGTTCGGCCGATTGGACGTAGACCTTCGGGCAGC from Bacillota bacterium includes these protein-coding regions:
- the cas2e gene encoding type I-E CRISPR-associated endoribonuclease Cas2e; protein product: MIVMVLERVPVSLRGELTRWMLEIKAGVFVGSPSALVRDKLWERACRYARDGGCIMAWNTNNEQGFDVRLAGDCRRMIVDFEGLRLVRIP
- the cas1e gene encoding type I-E CRISPR-associated endonuclease Cas1e, whose product is MVQDFRELPKLRDSWTYLYVEHCKVDREDKAIAIHDADGRVPVPCANLALLMIGPGTSITHAAISTLAECGCSVLWTGEQGVRVYAQGVGETRSSSSLLRQVAVYSDPEAHMRMVFKLYAMRFPEPLPEGITLQQLRGREGVRVREAYAQASRETGVPWTGRSYDRTKWSDADPVNRALSAANSCLYGLCHAAIVSLGYSPALGFIHTGRQLSFVYDIADLYKVGTTIPAAFAAVASGEMPVETTVRKMCRDNFVRMRLLARIVEDLESLFGHDESTAEPCDTHDPAVPGALWDPRAGQLQGGHNYADPGAGEESKL
- the cas6e gene encoding type I-E CRISPR-associated protein Cas6/Cse3/CasE translates to MYLSRLILDARSREVRRDLSDCHDMHRTLLRAFGEARGPDGGSRNSFGILYRLETDRQTGCPKVYVQSAERPDWTRLPSGYLMGDCDVENPACKELSRAYAQLHTGMVLAFALRANPTRKTGTASKAERLAGTRGNGHRVFITRPDEQIAWLRRKGEESGYELMSVRVDTNVPDVDTRPEPRVYGQRGEAKLTYGSVFFEGHLRITNEDKFRTTLTRGIGSGKAYGFGLLTVAPPR